In Canis lupus baileyi chromosome X, mCanLup2.hap1, whole genome shotgun sequence, one DNA window encodes the following:
- the SOWAHD gene encoding ankyrin repeat domain-containing protein SOWAHD: MAEPRGTAGPGPKASLVATALSPRSAPPPRPSRADTDSLGRYRGHAAVASRDPLLHGSLMLSAAAGSGRRRGALRELLGLQGAAPAGRLSEERAEEQSPAGASAPNAANGPNGPGGGGLGLEPHEHAWILAAAEGRLEVLWEQLEAEPGLLLRGDPVTGYTVLHWLAKHGCHEELILVHDFAQRRGLKLDVSVSGSGGLTPLHLAALQGHDMVIKVLVGALGADPTRRDYSGHRACHYLRPNAPQSLRELSGAEEWETAGRSERNNANNNSSGAAPWTPRRSPSSVGTNSAETQARAAAATGKEKNYTGSRMAQIQGLLRQVFPFFQDR; this comes from the coding sequence aTGGCCGAGCCCCGAGGGACCGCGGGACCGGGGCCCAAGGCCTCCCTGGTCGCCACCGCGCTGAGCCCGCGgagcgccccgccgccccgcccctcgaGAGCGGACACCGACAGCCTGGGCAGGTACCGGGGCCACGCCGCCGTCGCCTCCCGGGACCCCCTCCTCCACGGCTCGCTGATGCTCTCGGCGGCGGCGGGCTCGGGCCGCCGGCGGGGAGCGCTGCGGgagctgctggggctgcagggggcggcCCCCGCCGGCCGGCTGTCGGAGGAGCGCGCCGAGGAGCAGTCCCCCGCCGGGGCGAGCGCGCCGAACGCGGCGAATGGGCCAAacgggccgggcggcggcgggctgGGCCTGGAGCCCCACGAGCACGCGTGGATACTGGCGGCCGCCGAGGGCCGCCTTGAGGTGCTGTGGGAGCAGCTGGAAGCCGAGCCCGGGCTGCTGCTGCGGGGCGACCCGGTCACGGGCTACACGGTGCTGCACTGGCTGGCCAAGCACGGGTGCCACGAGGAGCTCATCCTGGTGCATGACTTCGCCCAGCGCCGGGGCTTGAAGCTCGACGTGAGCGTCTCGGGCAGCGGCGGCCTCACGCCCCTCCACCTGGCGGCCCTGCAGGGCCACGACATGGTCATCAAGGTGCTGGTGGGCGCCCTGGGGGCTGACCCCACGCGCCGCGACTACAGCGGCCACCGGGCCTGCCACTACCTGCGGCCCAACGCGCCGCAGAGCCTGCGGGAGCTGTCGGGGGCCGAGGAGTGGGAGACGGCGGGCCGCAGCGAGCGGAACAATGCCAACAACAACAGCAGCGGCGCCGCCCCGTGGACGCCGCGACGGTCCCCGAGCTCAGTGGGCACGAACTCCGCGGAGACACAGGCGAGAGCAGCGGCGGCGACCGGCAAGGAGAAGAACTACACGGGCAGCCGGATGGCGCAGATTCAGGGCCTCCTCCGCCAAGTGTTCCCCTTCTTCCAGGACCGTTGA